A genomic stretch from Mycosarcoma maydis chromosome 3, whole genome shotgun sequence includes:
- a CDS encoding uncharacterized protein (related to CAR1 - Arginase), translating to MITRKNALILAFVLACASLASSHASPHSPGLDQEHHGAGAHSSAEYAPIPLVEFPSNDIDDPWTKKYSGVAKPAYSGVNTYAHLPTVKCLDDPSQLFDVAVLGIPYDLTVTYRPGARFGPNAIRQASRRQRAGRTYSLYHAQDPYNTGLRFLDCDDIPTSGFDPALAIDQIEAGYTSLLQRRAASDPSLSFSSTPPNSVVSTKSWQAFSNAGLAKDGRSHPKIVSMGGDHTIVLPILRSLYRVYGPIAVIHFDAHLDTWPPEVSPAGSPTRQHQIQHGTFFWQAALEGLIARNQSIHAGIRTRLGSYDDIQHDASIGFDIITSDDIDDLGIPAIIQNIRSRVGAMPVYLSIDIDTLDPGFAPGTGTLESAGWSPRELRRILRGLEGLNFVGFDLVEVSPAYDQAEITAYAASDLIYEFMNLLISGNNLQADGKVAEPKRKGRRAQKAKGVVASLFNHGDEL from the coding sequence ATGATTACCAGAAAGAACGCTTTGATCCTGGCCTTTGTCCTGGCTTGTGCATCCTTAGCCAGTTCGCATGCAAGCCCGCATTCTCCCGGACTCGACCAAGAGCATCACGGTGCAGGAGCGCACAGCTCTGCCGAATACGCGCCCATCCCTCTGGTTGAGTTCCCCTCCAACGATATCGACGATCCTTGGACGAAAAAGTATTCCGGCGTCGCAAAGCCTGCTTACTCTGGCGTGAACACTTACGCCCACTTGCCTACTGTCAAGTGCCTTGATGATCCCAGCCAGTTGTTCGACGTAGCCGTGCTCGGGATCCCTTACGACCTCACCGTAACCTATCGACCCGGTGCCAGATTCGGGCCGAATGCGATTCGTCAAGCTAGCAGACGGCAGAGAGCGGGCAGAACGTACTCTTTGTATCATGCTCAAGACCCGTACAATACCGGTTTGCGATTTCTAGACTGTGACGACATTCCCACTTCTGGATTTGATCCTGCTTTGGCGATCGATCAGATCGAAGCTGGGTATACTTCGCTTTtgcaacgtcgagctgcttccgATCCATCGCTTAGCTTCTCTTCAACTCCACCAAACTCAGTAGTTTCGACCAAATCGTGGCAAGCATTCTCCAACGCAGGCTTGGCAAAAGACGGCAGATCGCACCCCAAGATCGTCTCCATGGGTGGAGATCACACGATTGTGCTGCCGATCCTTCGATCGCTCTACCGAGTATATGGACCCATCGCGGTGATTCACTTTGATGCACATCTCGACACATGGCCTCCAGAGGTCTCACCTGCAGGCTCGCCAACGCGCCAACACCAGATCCAGCACGGCACCTTTTTCTGGCAAGCTGCGCTCGAAGGACTTATCGCACGCAATCAATCCATTCACGCCGGCATCCGTACACGACTCGGCTCCTACGACGACATTCAACACGACGCATCGATCGGCTTCGACATCATCACCTCCGATGACATTGACGACCTTGGCATTCCGGCTATCATCCAAAACATCCGGTCTCGTGTTGGCGCCATGCCCGTCTATCTCAGTATCGATATTGATACGCTCGATCCGGGCTTTGCTCCGGGCACAGGCACGTTGGAATCCGCAGGTTGGAGCCCCAGAGAGCTGAGGAGGATTTTGAGAGGACTGGAAGGGCTGAACTTTGTCGGATTTGATTTGGTAGAAGTGAGCCCAGCGTATGACCAGGCCGAGATCACAGCGTATGCAGCAAGCGATTTGATCTACGAATTCATGAATCTCTTGATTAGCGGCAACAACTTGCAAGCGGATGGAAAGGTTGCTGAGCCCAAGAGGAAAGGTAGGCGGGCACAGAAAGCAAAAGGCGTCGTTGCATCTCTCTTCAATCATGGGGACGAACTGTAA
- a CDS encoding endonuclease (related to SLX1 - subunit of a complex involved in DNA-dependent DNA replication), producing the protein MPSSVTKHTIPPFYACYFLRSLSTPGTTYIGSTPAPPRRKRQHNGHLTQGAYKTSRARPWEMECIVYGFSSKIAALQFEWAWAKPHLSRHLKFLTTEHSVDGTPKNTSDWAGMSLFPSTSLTPGQTRWGRPKKRMARPPSSPNARLLAMRALLRSEPFCGWGLKLAFFTEWSWLAYQRLDACDPGLVAKSALSTLQNRYSRSGKPLHALYPVAVCDFSGVDGKREPLVHVSEPYRLDAGVAEHPVKKRQTSSRQKPHTEETSAWPETLPRSANLKGLDACMQDFATFPIPQPAAPNTDLTKKSKRAKKLSDKARPSALEDHDAENGVDDDDTEVEVVATDAANGSDLALSRPLYRMRFDDLNMEESEWKRFAESIAANVGASRSTTQAMSEFLHTCVQRHIAAQDARTANTALPAPTSLCSLCSIPIDLSQQLDFVLCPNPHASTLPLISSSSTASHETISECRETGCDSIFHLSCLARSFLEQQLGDQKATASSASTVLPTHGTCPCHRGEHKEPTMWADVVRAMYRRHERFERLIQFLIRSGRSLEQHLHPPLEVEMTVKGSKIKERVKASVKATEDAQVDIGDQRQVISGTTSRTKAALTRKRRQPTTSSVNAIQVDPLARNGSKIDGDGAGKDTKKNTTQKAKSNETSEVIDLT; encoded by the coding sequence ATGCCATCTTCGGTAACAAAACATACAATTCCGCCATTCTACGCCTGCTATTTTCTGCGCTCTCTCTCCACCCCAGGTACTACCTACATCGGCTCCACTCCGGCTCCACCCCGCCGCAAGCGTCAGCACAATGGTCACCTCACGCAGGGTGCCTACAAAACTTCTCGTGCAAGGCCTTGGGAGATGGAATGCATCGTCTATGGATTTTCCTCCAAGATTGCCGCTTTGCAGTTCGAATGGGCTTGGGCCAAACCGCATCTTTCTCGTCATCTCAAATTCTTGACTACAGAGCACTCGGTTGACGGTACACCGAAAAACACGTCTGATTGGGCTGGTATGTCACTGTTTCCATCTACAAGCTTGACTCCCGGACAGACTCGGTGGGGTAGAccgaagaagaggatggcgagacCTCCATCATCTCCCAACGCTAGACTGTTGGCCATGCGCGCACTGCTGCGATCAGAACCGTTCTGCGGTTGGGGACTGAAATTGGCTTTCTTCACCGAGTGGAGCTGGTTGGCGTACCAGAGACTTGATGCTTGCGACCCAGGTTTGGTGGCCAAAAGCGCATTGTCGACGTTGCAAAATAGGTACAGTAGATCGGGGAAGCCTTTGCATGCACTCTACCCGGTAGCTGTCTGTGACTTTTCTGGTGTCGACGGCAAACGCGAACCGCTCGTTCACGTCTCCGAGCCGTATCGGCTGGATGCGGGTGTAGCTGAACATCCTGTCAAGAAGAGGCAGACCTCGAGCAGGCAAAAGCCACACACCGAGGAAACTTCAGCATGGCCAGAGACGCTTCCGAGATCAGCAAATTTGAAAGGTCTCGATGCATGCATGCAAGACTTTGCGACCTTCCCCATACCGCAACCAGCTGCTCCGAATACAGACTTGACAAAGAAGTCCAAACGAGCGAAAAAACTGAGCGATAAGGCTCGACCGTCTGCTTTGGAAGATCATGACGCAGAGAACGGAGtagatgatgacgacacCGAGGTTGAAGTGGTTGCTACAGATGCCGCCAATGGATCAGATCTGGCGTTAAGCCGCCCACTCTACAGAATGAGATTTGACGACCTCAACATGGAAGAATCAGAATGGAAACGGTTCGCAGAAAGCATCGCTGCAAACGTGGGTGCATCAAGAAGTACGACGCAAGCAATGAGCGAATTTCTGCATACCTGTGTACAGAGACACATAGCAGCACAAGACGCACGCACAGCAAACACAGCACTTCCCGCACCCACATCACTCTGCTCTCTCTGCAGCATACCGATTGATCtcagccagcagctcgattTTGTCTTATGCCCAAATCCGCATGCTAGCACACTGCCTCTCATCTCCAGTTCATCTACCGCCTCGCACGAGACCATATCGGAATGCCGCGAAACCGGATGCGACTCGATCTTTCATCTCTCGTGCTTGGCTAGGTCGTTTCTCGAACAGCAACTAGGGGACCAAAAGGCGacagcgagcagcgcgaGTACGGTACTTCCCACACACGGCACCTGTCCCTGTCATAGAGGAGAGCACAAGGAACCAACCATGTGGGCGGATGTTGTTAGAGCTATGTATCGCAGACACGAGCGGTTCGAGCGACTGATTCAGTTCTTGATAAGGTCTGGTCGGTCTCTTGAACAGCATCTCCATCCGCCGCTGGAAGTTGAGATGACTGTCAAAGGGAGTAAAATTAAAGAAAGAGTCAAGGCATCTGTCAAAGCCACTGAGGATGCACAGGTCGACATTGGCGATCAGAGACAAGTCATAAGTGGGACAACAAGCAGGACGAAGGCCGCGCTCACGAGGAAACGCAGGCAGCCAACGACTAGTAGTGTCAATGCGATTCAAGTCGATCCGTTAGCAAGAAATGGCTCAAAGATCGACGGAGATGGAGCTGGGAAGGATACGAAGAAAAACACCACACAGAAAGCCAAATCGAACGAAACCAGCGAAGTAATTGACCTCACATAA
- a CDS encoding uncharacterized protein (related to PET8 protein, member of the mitochondrial carrier (MCF) family), whose protein sequence is MDTVVAGAAAAFTVDLLIYPLDTLKTRLQAPDYATRFPAGRGLYGGLYQGVGSVIIATLPAAGLFFSTYEQTKTVLGSSNSPLANTPPALSHMLASSTAELVSCLVLTPAEIIKQRAQVVNKQRNQTRSSSSSTSSSSACPATTAVGAAKEVVQKAEPRESKVCLAKRTVAHAADKVSKQAPPGSAASTARNILLDAHERLQQVSAQPSTRPTIAPVASVFARSYLALAGRNLPFTALQFPIYESLRESLGKWVGLKAGTHKEDGEVDDIRSSEQLRCKATQDKMSVATEFGKAGMVAGGSAAIAGSFAAVVTTPIDVAKTRIMLDTDAGRAKTSLGVLATMRDIMAKEGWKALMKGGALRGAWTALGAGVYLGSYEAGRLWWRDRQQRLKKT, encoded by the coding sequence ATGGACACTGTCGTAGCAGgagccgcagcagccttCACGGTGGATCTGCTCATCTACCCActcgacacgctcaagacCCGACTACAAGCTCCCGACTATGCCACGCGCTTTCCTGCAGGTAGGGGCCTCTATGGAGGATTGTATCAAGGTGTTGGAAGCGTCATCATTGCCACTCTTCCAGCTGCCGGGCTGTTCTTTTCCACTTACGAGCAGACAAAAACCGTCTTGGGATCGTCGAATTCACCACTTGCAAATACACCACCAGCACTGTCGCACATGCTTGCTAGCTCGACAGCAGAGCTAGTGTCATGTCTCGTCTTGACCCCGGCCGAGATTATCAAGCAACGGGCACAAGTTGTCAATAAGCAGCGGAACCAGACTCGATCCTCGTCAAGCAGTacaagctcatcgtcaGCTTGTCCGGCGACTACAGCAGTAGGAGCGGCAAAGGAAGTGGTACAAAAAGCCGAACCACGAGAATCCAAAGTATGCCTTGCAAAAAGGACAGTTGCACATGCGGCCGACAAGGTGTCCAAACAAGCTCCTCCAGGCAGCGCTGCCTCTACAGCAAGGAACATACTTCTTGACGCGCATGAGAGGTTGCAGCAAGTGAGCGCACAGCCCTCCACCCGACCCACAATAGCACCCGTCGCCTCTGTTTTTGCTCGCTCCTACCTTGCTCTAGCAGGTCGCAACTTGCCCTTCACCGCATTGCAATTTCCGATCTACGAGTCACTACGAGAATCGCTCGGAAAGTGGGTGGGTCTCAAAGCCGGGACGCACAAAGAGGACGGCGAGGTTGATGACATACGATCATCCGAGCAACTCAGATGTAAAGCCACACAGGACAAGATGAGTGTAGCTACCGAATTCGGAAAGGCAGGGATGGTGGCAGGCGGGTCAGCAGCGATTGCGGGTTCGTTTGCGGCTGTGGTCACAACGCCAATCGATGTAGCCAAGACAAGGATCATGTTGGACACAGATGCAGGCAGAGCAAAGACATCATTGGGTGTGTTGGCGACAATGAGAGACATTATGGCTAAGGAAGGGTGGAAGGCATTGATGAAAGGAGGTGCTTTGCGCGGCGCGTGGACTGCGTTGGGAGCGGGTGTGTATTTAGGCAGTTATGAAGCGGGTCGATTGTGGTGGAGAGACAGACAGCAGAGATTGAAGAAGACGTGA